In Hahella sp. HNIBRBA332, the genomic window CTGCGAGTGCGGCAGTTACCCCTTCAAGACAAGCATGGGAAAAGTTGGTGGCTCCCCAGTTTCAAAATATTAAAACTGGGCCTTTCAGTACCTCTGAAGAGCAAACTCCCTACGAAGATATTCTTCGCTACAACAACTTTTACGAGTTTGGCACTGATAAAACTGATCCGTCCAGATATGCGGAGCAGTTGGATATTCAGCCATGGTCTATCAAAGTAGATGGCGAATGCGGAAAGCCCGGAAGCTATCAACTTGAAGACCTTGTCAAAGAAAGTCAGCTGGAAGAGCGTGTGTATCGTCTGCGCTGTGTCGAGGCATGGTCGATGGTGATTCCTTGGGTAGGAATACCCATGGCGACTATTCTGAAAAAGTTTGAGCCTAATTCTAATGCGAAGTATGTCGCTTTTGAGACGGTGGTCAGACCAGAGCAAATGCCGGGGCAGCGCTCACTGTTCAGCAGCATTGAGTGGCCTTATAGAGAAGGGTTGAGAATTGACGAGGCAATGCATCCTCTTACCCTAGCTGCAGTTGGTCTTTACGGCAAAATCCTCCCTAATCAAAACGGCGCCCCGATACGCTTGGTGACGCCATGGAAATACGGCTTTAAAAGTATTAAGTCGATAGTTGGGATTAAGTTCATGGGGGATGAGCCGTATACAACGTGGAATGCTTTAGCTCCCAATGAATATGGCTTTTACGCCAACGTAAATCCCAGTGTCGATCATCCCCGCTGGAGTCAGAAGAGTGAGCGGCGTTTACCTGGAGGCCTCTTTGGTCCTAAACGCATAGATACCCTAATGTTCAATGGCTATGCGGATGAGGTTGCGAGTCTTTATACGGGCTTGGACCTAAGGAAGAATTACTAATATGGCTGCAGAAAAGTGGGGCATCGCTCGCTGGTGGGGGATATTTTTGTTATCACTAGGGCCGTTAGTGTTCCTGGTTTATCGGGTTGTATCCCGAGACTTGGGGCCTGATCCTGGTGAGGCGATAACGCGTTTCTCAGGCCTTTGGGCTTTGAACTTTCTGTTGATAACGCTTGCCGTCACTCCCGCAAATCAATGGCTAAAGCTACGCTGGCTGGTTCGCTACAGAAGAATGCTGGGGCTCTATTCCTGGTTTTATGCAACATTACATTTTATTTCTGGCTTCTTGCTGGTGCTGGACATTCAAAACTTCGTCCAAGAAATAACTAAACGTCCTTATATAACAGTAGGCTTTGTGGCTTTTGTGATTTTGGTGATGCTTGCTGCGACATCCCCTAAATTCATGGTCCGTAAATTGGGAAGAAACTGGAAGAAGTTACACAAGCTGGTTTATCTAAGTGGCGTTCTCGCGGTTGTACACTTTATTTGGCTGGCTAGAGCTGATTACACCGAGCCATTTACGTATGCATTTATATTGGCATTGCTTCTCGTGATGCGCCCGGCCTATCGCCGTTTTGGCTCCTCCAGCAGAGCACGAAGAACCGTGCTTAATTGATTGATTTGTATTCAATGATACGATTTTTAAGTTTTTTGGAAGAAAGTTAAAAAATGGAGTTGACGGTGAGAAGGATGTGCGTATAATGCGCCCCACTTCGACGGGGAAGCCGGTCGGAGGGGAGGGAAAGAAGCTGGTTTGAGAGAGCCGGCGGCGCTAAAAAGGAGTTGACACTGAGAAACGAAAGTGTAGAATGCGCGCCTCGGTCGGAGAGAGTCTCCGAAAGAGAAAGTTCTTTAAAAAGTTAATCAAGCAATTTGTTGTGGGCGCTAACTGAGGCGGATCTGGAAAAGATTAAGTCTTAAGTTAGTGACTCGTACAATTCATGAGTGAGTAATCACTCAAGAGTACAGTAGTTTTAACTTGAGCAAGATTAAGAATCTTAATGATTCACACTCTTTAAACTGAAGAGTTTGATCATGGCTCAGATTGAACGCTGGCGGCAGGCTTAACACATGCAAGTCGAGCGGTAACAGTCCTTCGGGAGCTGACGAGCGGCGGACGGGTGAGTAAAGCATAGGAATCTGCCTGTTAGAGGGGGATAGCCCGGGGAAACTCGGATTAATACCGCATACGCCCTACGGGGGAAAGCAGGGGATCTTCGGACCTTGCGCTAACAGATGAGCCTATGTCGGATTAGCTAGTTGGTAGGGTAAGAGCCTACCAAGGCGACGATCCGTAACTGGTCTGAGAGGATGATCAGTCACACTGGAACTGAGACACGGTCCAGACTCCTACGGGAGGCAGCAGTGGGGAATATTGGACAATGGGGGCAACCCTGATCCAGCCATGCCGCGTGTGTGAAGAAGGCCTTCGGGTTGTAAAGCACTTTCAGTGGGGAGGAAAGGGCAGTTGCTAATATCAGCTGCAGTTGACGTTACCCACAGAAGAAGCACCGGCAAACTCCGTGCCAGCAGCCGCGGTAATACGGAGGGTGCGAGCGTTAATCGGAATTACTGGGCGTAAAGCGCGCGTAGGCGGTTGCTTAAGCTAGATGTGAAATCCCCGGGCTCAACCTGGGAACTGCATTTAGAACTGGGCGACTAGAGTTTTGGAGAGGAGGGTAGAATTCCAGGTGTAGCGGTGAAATGCGTAGAGATCTGGAGGAATACCAGTGGCGAAGGCGGCCCTCTGGCCAAAAACTGACGCTGAGGTGCGAAAGCGTGGGGAGCAAACAGGATTAGATACCCTGGTAGTCCACGCCGTAAACGATGAGAACTAGCCGTTGGGGTCCTTAGAGACTTTAGTGGCGCAGCTAACGCGATAAGTTCTCCGCCTGGGGAGTACGGCCGCAAGGTTAAAACTCAAATGAATTGACGGGGGCCCGCACAAGCGGTGGAGCATGTGGTTTAATTCGAAGCAACGCGAAGAACCTTACCTGGCCTTGACATCCAGAGAACTTTCCAGAGATGGATTGGTGCCTTCGGGAACTCTGAGACAGGTGCTGCATGGCTGTCGTCAGCTCGTGTTGTGAAATGTTGGGTTAAGTCCCGTAACGAGCGCAACCCTTGTCCCTATTTGCCAGCACTTCGGGTGGGAACTTTAGGGAGACTGCCGGTGACAAACCGGAGGAAGGTGGGGACGACGTCAAGTCATCATGGCCCTTACGGCCAGGGCTACACACGTGCTACAATGGGGCGTACAGAGGGTTGCGAAGCCGCGAGGTGGAGCTAATCTCTTAAAGCGTCTCGTAGTCCGGATTGGAGTCTGCAACTCGACTCCATGAAGTCGGAATCGCTAGTAATCGCGAATCAGAATGTCGCGGTGAATACGTTCCCGGGCCTTGTACACACCGCCCGTCACACCATGGGAGTGGGTTGCACCAGAAGTAGCTAGTCTAACCTTCGGGGGGACGGTTACCACGGTGTGATTCATGACTGGGGTGAAGTCGTAACAAGGTAGCCGTAGGGGAACCTGCGGCTGGATCACCTCCTTAAACGATATCCAACTGTCTCAGTTTGGCGTCCACAACAAATTGCTTGATTGGCGAGTAGAGAGCTTACTTAAGGGTCATCAGACCCGTGACGCAATCGAGAGATTGCAAGTTCTGGGTCTGTAGCTCAGGTGGTTAGAGCGCACCCCTGATAAGGGTGAGGTCGGTGGTTCAAGTCCACCCAGACCCACCAGAATTTCCTTGTTCTTGGTGAAAACTAAGTGTGATTAGGAAGATTATGGGGCTGTAGCTCAGCTGGGAGAGCGCCTGCCTTGCACGCAGGAGGTCAGCGGTTCGATCCCGCTCAGCTCCACCATTCCATGAATGGTAGTAGTACGGTTGACGATTAAGTAAGTGAAAGCTGACGGTTTGAGATGTTAGAAACGAATACAGCATGAAAGTTTCAGAAAGATGACTGTATTGGTTTCTGGCATTTGGTCAGAGAAGCTCTTTAACAATTTGGATAAGCAAAGTAAAAACCAACACGTAGTGATGAACGAAGTTTGTTTGTCACACAACGGATAGGTTTTACTGAGTAGTTATACTCAAGCGCAATATCGGCAAATTATTGTTACGGTGAAACCAGCGCTGTATAGCTTGAAGTGATGGCAGTAATGAAATTACTTCGGGTTATATGGTCAAGTGAATAAGCGCATACGGTGGATGCCTTGGCAACTGGAGGCGATGAAAGACGTGGAAGCCTGCGATAAGCGTCGGCGAGGTGGCAAACAACCTTTGACCCGGCGATCTCTGAATGGGGAAACCCACCTGATTTATCAGGTATCCTGCACTGAATCCATAGGTGTAGGAGGCGAACCGGGGGAACTGAAACATCTAAGTACCCCGAGGAAAAGAAATCAACCGAGATTCCCTTAGTAGCGGCGAGCGAACGGGGAGCAGCCCTTAAGCTTTGTGACAGATAGGAGAACGCTCTGGAAAGTGCGGCCATAGTGGGTGACAGCCCCGTATCTGAAATCTTATCAAAGTGAAATCGAGTAGGTCGGGACACGTGTTATCTTGACTGAATATGGGGGGACCATCCTCCAAGGCTAAATACTCCCAGTTGACCGATAGTGAACCAGTACCGTGAGGGAAAGGCGAAAAGAACCCCTGTGAGGGGAGTGAAATAGAACCTGAAACCGTATGCGTACAAGCAGTGGGAGCAGATTTATTCTGTGACTGCGTACCTTTTGTATAATGGGTCAGCGACTTACGTTTAGTGGCGAGCTTAACCGAATAGGGGAGGCGTAGGGAAACCGAGTCTGAATAGGGCGAATTAGTCGCTAGGCGTAGACCCGAAACCGAGTGATCTAGCCATGGGCAGGTTGAAGGTTGAGTAACATCAACTGGAGGACCGAACCGAAATCTGTTGAAAAAGATTCGGATGACTTGTGGCTGGGGGTGAAAGGCCAATCAAACTCGGAGATAGCTGGTTCTCCCCGAAAGCTATTTAGGTAGCGCCTCGGACGAACGCCTACGGGGGTAGAGCACTGTTTGGGCTAGGGGGTCATCTCGACTTACCAACCCCATGCAAACTCCGAATACCGTAGAGTGATATCCGGGAGACACACGGCGGGTGCTAACGTCCGTCGTGAAGAGGGAAACAACCCAGACCGCCAGCTAAGGCCCCCAAGTCCATGTTAAGTGGGAAACGATGTGGGAAGGCACAGACAGCTAGGAGGTTGGCTTAGAAGCAGCCACCCTTTAAAGAAAGCGTAATAGCTCACTAGTCGAGTCGGCCTGCGCGGAAGATGTAACGGGGCTCAAACATGGCGCCGAAGCTGCGGATTCATCCAATGGATGAGTGGTAGGGGAGCGTTCTGTAAGCTGATGAAGGTGGATCGAGAGGTCTGCTGGAGGTATCAGAAGTGCGAATGCTGACATGAGTAACGATAATGCGGGTGAAAAACCCGCACGCCGGAAGACCAAGGGTTCCTGCGCAACGCTAATCGGCGCAGGGTGAGTCGGCCCCTAAGGCGAGACCGAAAGGTGTAGTCGATGGGAAATCGGTTAAAATTCCGATACTTTGTATTGCTGCGATGGGGGGACGGAGAAGGCTAGGTCAGCCTGGGATTGGTAGTCCAGGTTTAAGCCTGTAGGCAGTGTGTTTAGGCAAATCCGGACACACAATGCTGAGGGGTGATGACGAACTCTCTTTAAGAGAGTGAAGTGATTGATGCCCAGCTTCCAGGAAAAGCCTCTAAGCTTCAGGCAATACGAAACCGTACCCCAAACCGACACAGGTGGTCAGGTAGAGAATACCAAGGCGCTTGAGAGAACTCGGGTGAAGGAACTAGGCAAAATGGTGCCGTAACTTCGGGAGAAGGCACGCCGTCATGTACGTGAAGGCCCTGCGGCTGGAGCGGAAGGCGGTCGAAGATACCAGGCCCCTGCGACTGTTTATTAAAAACACAGCACTCTGCAAACACGAAAGTGGACGTATAGGGTGTGACGCCTGCCCGGTGCCGGAAGGTTAATTGATGGGGTTAGCGTAAGCGAAGCTCTTGATCGAAGCCCCGGTAAACGGCGGCCGTAACTATAACGGTCCTAAGGTAGCGAAATTCCTTGTCGGGTAAGTTCCGACCTGCACGAATGGCGTAACGATGGGGGCGCTGTCTCCACCCGAGACTCAGTGAAATTGAAATCGCTGTGAAGATGCAGTGTATCCGCGGCTAGACGGAAAGACCCCGTGAACCTTTACTATAGCTTCACAGTGGACTTTGAACCTGCTTGTGTAGGATAGGTGGGAGGCTTTGAAGCGAGGACGCCAGTTCTCGTGGAGCCATCCTTGAAATACCACCCTGGCATGTTTGAGGTTCTAACTCTGACTGGTAATCCCGGTCGAGGACACTGTGTGGTGGGTAGTTTGACTGGGGCGGTCTCCTCCAAAAGAGTAACGGAGGAGCACGAAGGTGCGCTAAGTACGGTCGGACATCGTACGGTTAGTGTAAAGGCAAAAGCGCGCTTAACTGCGAGACAAACACGTCGAGCAGGTACGAAAGTAGGTCTTAGTGATCCGGTGGTTCTGTATGGAAGGGCCATCGCTCAACGGATAAAAGGTACTCCGGGGATAACAGGCTGATACCGCCCAAGAGTTCACATCGACGGCGGTGTTTGGCACCTCGATGTCGGCTCATCACATCCTGGGGCTGAAGCCGGTCCCAAGGGTATGGCTGTTCGCCATTTAAAGTGGTACGCGAGCTGGGTTTAGAACGTCGTGAGACAGTTCGGTCCCTATCTGCCGTGGACGTTGGAGATTTGAGGAGAGTTGCTCCTAGTACGAGAGGACCGGAGTGAACGAACCGCTGGTGTTCGGGTTGTGATGCCAATCGCATTGCCCGGTAGCTATGTTCGGACGGGATAACCGCTGAAAGCATCTAAGCGGGAAGCCCCCTTCAAGATAAGATCTCCCTGAGGACTTGATCCTCCTAAAGGGCCCTTGTAGACCACGAGGTTGATAGGCTGGGTGTGTAAGCGCTGCGAGGCGTTGAGCTAACCAGTACTAATTGCCCGAGAGGCTTGACCATATAACACCGAAGTAATTTACCGGTATTGATTGAGTATAACTGCTTATCCAAGTTAAAGGTCTTCTGACCAAGCGCCAACTAGACAAGCTAGAACTAAGACAAAGCTTAACGGTTTTGCCTGATGATCATAGCGGACTGGAACCACCTGATCCCATTCCGAACTCAGAAGTGAAACAGTCCAGCGCCGATGGTAGTGTGGATTCCCATGCAAGAGTAGGTCGTCGTCAGGCTCTTAATACGAAGAACCCGTCCTCGTGACGGGTTTTTTTATGCCTGGAGTTTATGCCCAGGCCAGGCGTCAGAGCCCCTCTTACTATTCCCGTAGAGCGCTTCATCTACCACAAACAAACCCTTCAAGCTCAGTGAAAGTCCCTTGATCGCGACTCCAGTTCCTCCAGGTGCGGCGTCAGGTCCGTCAAACGATGGGCGATGACGTGCGCTACGCTCCCTTCGTCATCCTTATCGATCTCTCCGTATACCATTAGCTGTCGCGCTTTGATGAGGACGTCCATCTGCGCCATCGCTGTTTTTTTCCAAGCAATGATATTGATTGAGCCCGTTTCATCTTCCAGCGTGATAAAAGTTACTCCTGTCGAGGTTTTTGGGCGTTGCCTGTTAATGACCACGCCTGCTACATAGGTCTTGAGGCCTGCTTTTTGTGTAGTCACTTCAGCTGCCTCTATGGATCTATGGGCTGTGCAACTGGCTCGGGCGCTCGGCGCTGACGTTGCGATTAACCAGCTCTAGCGGCTGTCGGCTAGTTCATCGGGAATTGTGGTGCGACAGGACTTACCACACAGCACGCCTTCCAGCCCCATTTCGCTCATCAATCGTGCGACAGTACAGCGCGCCACGGTTATATCTCCGCGGTTTAGCTGATTCCAGATCATGCGGGCGCTGTAGACCTGTAAGTTCTCTTCGTGCGATCACAGCGCTGTTCCAGGGTAGCGGCAAGATGTTTACGGCGGTAGTACGTAGACGGAGCCATCGGCAAGACTTTTCAGATTGACTCGACACCATACGCCTCCTGTTCCTGGTCAATAAATTCGACCATTGCTTCGGTTTGCGGTCGAGCTCCGCTTGGGTGAAAAAAGCCGCCGCCTTTCGCAAAATCTCATTGGCGCGTTTAAGCTCACGGTTCTCCCGTTCGAACTCTTCACTGCGTGTTCACGTACTTCGAGGGGAGTCTCCAGATCGTTTGTTTACAGGCTAACTCTCTCGAGAAGACTGGCCTCCGACAAACCTGGGAGATTCAAAGCTTGCTTTGTTGGGTCAGAATGGAGCTGCATTTGGGCAGACTGAGTATGCTACAAACCAAGATTTCGAGGACTTATATAGAGTTGATTTTTCGTGCAAAGTTTGGCTGTGGTTCTTTGAAGAAAAAGGGCGTTGTAAAACGCCCTTTTTTAGCAGAAGAAGTTAGCTCTTTCTGCGACGTGCCAACAAGCCAGCCAGACCAAGTCCCATCAGTGCCAAGCTAGCCGGTTCTGGAACTGCTGAGGCGACAACAATGTGGTCCTTCTCTGTAGCGACTCGACCACCGTCAACGGTGGCGTAGATGTCAAAATCGTGAGTTCCTGGAGTTGTGCCAGTAAAAGTTACTTCAAACTCGTAAGTTGCAGCGCTATCACGAGTGAATGAGCCGGTGTATACACCAGGAGACACGGATACCATGCCAGGAGGTGCGTCAGAAATATCAAGCGCTACTTCAGAGTATGTGGATATGGCATTGGAAATAGCCTCGTTGATAGTGTCAACTAGCGAGGAGGTGTCGATGCCAGCATGATAGGTGCCACCAGTTGCTGCGGTAATACGGGTAGCCTGCCCGGTGCCGTCCAAGCAGTAGCCTATCCTGCAGCTGGATGCAACGTCGATGGCTTCCACTTGAATGCTTGCCGCCTGCAGAGCCGCAGTGGCGCTCGCTTCGGTTGAACCCAGAGACGGGTCATGGCCTGTTGCGTCGCCGAACCATAGAAGGATGCGTTCTGCATCTGGACGCCATGAAACAGTGTTTGCCACCTGTTCGAGGGCGTAGATATTTGCCTCAGGGCGGTCTCTGCCTCCAAATGCTTCCCAATTATTGATGGCTGCTTGTGCCACAGAGGTATTAGCAGTCATATCGGTGAGTGTGCGGTAGGTGAAAGCGTCAGATATATCGCGGTAGCCGCCAACTCCAAAATTAATGTCTCCAAAGCCTGCTGCGGTGCTTAATATTGAGCTTGCCGCTGCTTTTACGGCTGCAATTTCTCCACCCATGCTTCCGGTTTCGTCCATGAGAAAGAATACGTCCACTTTTGAAGTGGTGGCTTCTGCATCAATGGTAACCGTCTTGGTGATTGTCACGCTCTCACCCACACCTAGTGTGGCAGAGTACGAGGAAGGGGAAATAGAGTCTGCCATTGCTGAGAGCGGCAATAGCGCCGTTAGCGCGAAAGAGCACGCCAATCGTTTCATAGTTATCTCCTGATGTCGATTGTAGTTAGTGAGCTTGTTAATAAATGAAGTGTTTGGAATTGACTCAGGGTCCCAATAAGCACAAATTTGGCCATATTTATTAAAATGCTAAATAGGATAATGACTTAGTGTTTGGTTGTTTGATTTCTCATTCTCAAATAGTTGTAAACCCATTGGACATGAAGAATGGAAGTGTTCTCGGTGAATCGGTGAAGGGTTATTCTTAAAGGCTTATCCCTATGTGGCGGGGCGTCGAGGTTGGACTAGGTCATAATATTCGGATTTGATTCTATAAAGAAGGCATTTCAAGATACTCTGCATTTATAGCTGTTTTTTATTCCTATTTATTATAAGTGTGGAGCAATAGGAAACATTGAGAAAGTGTAAAGTCTTTGAACGGTAGAGCGTTTGTTATCCGCAATGTCTGCAAGTGAAGTTAGGGCGCGCGGCTCTTTTTACGCATCTTGTGACATACTGGTAGTCGTGTTTATGTCTGAGCGTATAATACTTTTCTGATAGTGGCGGACGCCTTTTAAATGAAGTGGGAGAGTCGCGATGAGCAGCGGACATTTGGTGATATTCGATACAACCTTACGTGATGGAGAGCAAAGCCCTGGCGCCTCCATGACAAAGAATGAGAAGCTGCGTATCGCCAAGGCGCTGGAAAAAATGAAGGTGGATGTCATAGAGGCGGGTTTCGCCATCGCCAGTCCCGGAGACTTTGAGGCGGTTAAGGCGATTGCTGAGTCTGTCAGTGAATCCACCGTATGTAGTTTGGCGAGAGCGTTAGATAAGGATATAGATCGTGCTGCTGAGGCTTTGAAGCCGGCCAAATTAGCTCGTATTCATACGTTCATAGCCACTTCCCCAATCCATATGAAGTACAAATTGCAGATGCAGCCTGATCAAGTCGTGGAGCAGGCTATCAGGGCGGTTGAACGCGCCAGGATGTACACGGACGATGTTGAGTTTTCTTGCGAAGACGCGGGACGCTCAGAGATAGACTTTCTCTGTAGAATTATAGAAGCGGCGATAGCCGCTGGCGCGAGAACAATTAATATCCCTGATACGGTAGGTTATGCGATTCCGCAGCAGTTTGGCGAAACGATTCAAACTCTATTGGAAA contains:
- the msrP gene encoding protein-methionine-sulfoxide reductase catalytic subunit MsrP is translated as MLIKTSTDIPSSEITDEKVYLSRRSFMRGVAVAAVSSSAAGSLIGCTSSASAAVTPSRQAWEKLVAPQFQNIKTGPFSTSEEQTPYEDILRYNNFYEFGTDKTDPSRYAEQLDIQPWSIKVDGECGKPGSYQLEDLVKESQLEERVYRLRCVEAWSMVIPWVGIPMATILKKFEPNSNAKYVAFETVVRPEQMPGQRSLFSSIEWPYREGLRIDEAMHPLTLAAVGLYGKILPNQNGAPIRLVTPWKYGFKSIKSIVGIKFMGDEPYTTWNALAPNEYGFYANVNPSVDHPRWSQKSERRLPGGLFGPKRIDTLMFNGYADEVASLYTGLDLRKNY
- a CDS encoding sulfite oxidase heme-binding subunit YedZ, whose product is MAAEKWGIARWWGIFLLSLGPLVFLVYRVVSRDLGPDPGEAITRFSGLWALNFLLITLAVTPANQWLKLRWLVRYRRMLGLYSWFYATLHFISGFLLVLDIQNFVQEITKRPYITVGFVAFVILVMLAATSPKFMVRKLGRNWKKLHKLVYLSGVLAVVHFIWLARADYTEPFTYAFILALLLVMRPAYRRFGSSSRARRTVLN
- a CDS encoding OB-fold nucleic acid binding domain-containing protein; its protein translation is MTTQKAGLKTYVAGVVINRQRPKTSTGVTFITLEDETGSINIIAWKKTAMAQMDVLIKARQLMVYGEIDKDDEGSVAHVIAHRLTDLTPHLEELESRSRDFH
- a CDS encoding PEP-CTERM sorting domain-containing protein, producing the protein MKRLACSFALTALLPLSAMADSISPSSYSATLGVGESVTITKTVTIDAEATTSKVDVFFLMDETGSMGGEIAAVKAAASSILSTAAGFGDINFGVGGYRDISDAFTYRTLTDMTANTSVAQAAINNWEAFGGRDRPEANIYALEQVANTVSWRPDAERILLWFGDATGHDPSLGSTEASATAALQAASIQVEAIDVASSCRIGYCLDGTGQATRITAATGGTYHAGIDTSSLVDTINEAISNAISTYSEVALDISDAPPGMVSVSPGVYTGSFTRDSAATYEFEVTFTGTTPGTHDFDIYATVDGGRVATEKDHIVVASAVPEPASLALMGLGLAGLLARRRKS